One genomic region from Epinephelus fuscoguttatus linkage group LG8, E.fuscoguttatus.final_Chr_v1 encodes:
- the nradd gene encoding tumor necrosis factor receptor superfamily member 16 — protein MRPFVICALLLLKVTLGDACASGQFTESGQCCSLCPAGFEVEVQCGEEDTKCTPCPQGTFSSSEDLGPCLPCAKCPRSVPMVAACTATQETQCECDNGFFFLSNHHLCAPCSKCNRGEGVIRDCGLQGNTQCQICGPGTFSEEITSTKPCQTCTQCSDSEVEIRHCMPNSDTLCMDKKLHILSRPAQGGSDASRWPVVDEGMEGQTSPAPGTHKFTPQDESGSNNILAYVSVLAAVVLGLLLYVAYKCWRSCKQKKALSKARAAELGASPEGEKLQSDSGVFLDSQSLQDNQPSKGTKRDSKQDNRLYVNLPPNRQEEVERLLQEGGGRGWRQLGAALGYEPEQLDLFGRGEAPAHTLLSNWAQKEGATLGLLCSALARIERPDVVTALNCPAQGVSLV, from the exons ATGAGACCGTTTGTCATCTGCGCGCTTCTGCTGTTAAAA GTTACTCTTGGAGATGCCTGTGCCAGCGGCCAGTTCACTGAATCAGGGCAGTGTTGCAGTCTGTGTCCCGCTGGCTTTGAAGTGGAGGTACAGTGTGGGGAAGAGGATACCAAGTGCACACCATGCCCACAGG GAACGTTTTCCTCGTCTGAGGACCTCGGCCCTTGCCTTCCCTGTGCCAAGTGCCCACGTAGTGTTCCCATGGTGGCCGCTTGCACTGCCACTCAAGAAACACAATGCGAATGTGACAATGGCTTCTTCTTTTTGAGCAACCACCACCTGTGTGCGCCTTGCTCCAAATGCAACCGTGGCGAGGGTGTCATCCGGGACTGTGGCCTTCAGGGAAACACGCAGTGCCAGATCTGTGGCCCGGGAACATTTTCTGAGGAGATTACTAGCACCAAACCCTGCCAGACCTGCACCCAGTGCTCGGACAGCGAGGTGGAGATCCGACACTGCATGCCCAACTCGGACACACTCTGCATGG ACAAGAAGCTGCACATTCTGTCCCGTCCTGCTCAGGGTGGGTCCGATGCTTCTCGCTGGCCAGTTGTTGATGAGGGGATGGAAGGGCAGACCAGTCCTGCCCCTGGAACGCACAAGTTTACCCCGCAAGATGAGAGCGGCAGCAACAACATTCTGGCCTACGTGTCTGTCCTGGCTGCCGTGGTGCTGGGTCTGCTTCTTTATGTGGCTTATAAATG CTGGAGATCGTGTAAACAGAAGAAGGCTCTTTCTAAGGCCCGTGCAGCTGAGTTGGGAGCATCTCCAGAGGGAGAAAAGCTTCAAAGTGACAGCGGTGTTTTTCTGGACTCTCAGAGCCTGCAGGACAACCAGCCCAGCAAAG GGACGAAGAGGGACAGCAAACAGGACAACCGCCTTTACGTCAACCTACCCCCCAACAGACAGGAAGAGGTGGAGCGCCTCCTACAGGAGGGAGGGGGCCGGGGGTGGAGGCAGCTGGGCGCAGCGCTGGGCTACGAGCCTGAACAGCTGGACCTGTTTGGGCGTGGAGAGGCCCCTGCTCACACGCTCCTCTCTAACTGGGCCCAGAAAGAAGGCGCCACTCTGGGACTGCTGTGTTCTGCACTGGCCCGCATTGAGAGGCCCGACGTGGTAACGGCTCTTAACTGCCCCGCACAGGGTGTTTCTTTGGTCTGA